In a single window of the Zea mays cultivar B73 chromosome 5, Zm-B73-REFERENCE-NAM-5.0, whole genome shotgun sequence genome:
- the LOC542643 gene encoding aquaporin NIP2-1 yields MSTNSRSNSRANFNNEIHDIGTAQNSSMPPTYYDRSLADIFPPHLLKKVVSEVVSTFLLVFVTCGAAGIYGSDKDRISQLGQSVAGGLIVTVMIYAVGHISGAHMNPAVTLAFAVFRHFPWIQVPFYWAAQFTGSICASFVLKAVLHPIAVLGTTTPTGPHWHSLVIEIIVTFNMMFVTLAVATDTRAVGELAGLAVGSAVCITSIFAGAVSGGSMNPARTLGPALASNLYTGLWIYFLGPVLGTLSGAWTYTYIRFEEAPSHKDMSQKLSSFKLRRLQSQSVAVDDDELDHIQV; encoded by the exons ATGTCGACCAACTCGAGGTCCAACTCCAGGGCCAACTTCAACAACGAGATCCATGACATCGGCACGGCGCAGAACTCCAGCATGCCCCCCACGTACTACGACCGGTCGCTGGCGGACATCTTCCCTCCGCACCTCCTCAAGAAG GTGGTCTCGGAGGTGGTGTCCACGTTCCTGCTGGTGTTCGTCACGTGCGGGGCGGCGGGGATCTACGGCAGCGACAAGGACCGCATCTCGCAGCTGGGGCAGTCGGTCGCCGGCGGGCTCATCGTCACCGTCATGATCTACGCCGTCGGACACATCTCGGGCGCGCACATGAACCCCGCCGTCACGCTCGCGTTCGCCGTGTTCCGCCATTTCCCCTGGATCCAG GTCCCGTTCTACTGGGCGGCGCAGTTCACCGGCAGCATCTGCGCGTCGTTCGTGCTCAAGGCCGTGCTGCACCCCATCGCCGTGCTGGGCACCACCACGCCGACGGGGCCGCACTGGCACTCGCTCGTCATCGAGATCATCGTCACCTTCAACATGATGTTCGTCACCCTCGCCGTCGCCACGGACACGAGAGCG GTGGGTGAGTTGGCGGGGTTGGCAGTTGGTTCCGCGGTTTGCATTACGTCCATCTTCGCAGG GGCAGTGTCGGGCGGATCGATGAACCCGGCGAGGACGCTGGGGCCGGCGCTGGCGAGCAACCTCTACACCGGCCTCTGGATCTACTTCCTGGGCCCCGTCCTCGGCACGCTCTCCGGGGCCTGGACCTACACCTACATCCGCTTCGAGGAGGCGCCCAGCCACAAGGACATGTCGCAGAAGCTCTCCTCCTTCAAGCTCCGCCGCCTGCAGAGCCAGTCCGTCGCGGTCGACGACGACGAGCTCGACCACATCCAAGTGTGA